GTTCTACCAGTACGCCATGGCGCTGATGCGCAGTGCCGAGCTTGCCGAAGAAGCCATGCGCCAGCGGCTGGCGGAGCCGAGTGGCGTGATCCGCGTGACGGTGGCTGTGGACATCGCCCAGTTCGCGCTGCGCCACGTGCTTCCGACCTTCCTCTCCGACCACCCCAAGGTGAGAATCGACGAAACCGCCACGGACAGGATCGTGGACATCGTCGGCGAGGGCTTCGACCTGGCGATCCGCGGTCATGTCGGCCAGCTGCAGGACTCCAACCTGGTCCAGCATCCGCTGGCCAGGACGCCGTGGTATCTCTTCGCCGGGCCCGACTATCTCGAACGGACGTCGGTGCCGACGCAGCCCGAGGAACTGGCGTCTCACTCTATCATCGCCATGGCGGGCAAGGGCGCGTCGCAATGGCAATTGCAGGGGCCGGACAAGCGCGTGGCCACCGTGCCGTTTGAACCGAGGTTCCTGAGCAACAGCCTGATCTCGCTGAAAGAAGCGGCGTGCGCGAACGTCGGCATCACCGCGCTGCCGGTGTACGCCTGCCAGGCCGAGCTGAAGGCGGGCGGGCTGCGGCAGATACTGCCGGAATGGATCGCCGCGGACGCCCGTATCACCGCCCTCATTCCCTATCGCACGGGCCTG
This genomic window from Cupriavidus oxalaticus contains:
- a CDS encoding LysR substrate-binding domain-containing protein, with the translated sequence MLDLKDVYYFVQVVDRGGFTAAGEALRLPKSTLSHRVKELEASLGVRLINRTSRQFAMTEVGQEFYQYAMALMRSAELAEEAMRQRLAEPSGVIRVTVAVDIAQFALRHVLPTFLSDHPKVRIDETATDRIVDIVGEGFDLAIRGHVGQLQDSNLVQHPLARTPWYLFAGPDYLERTSVPTQPEELASHSIIAMAGKGASQWQLQGPDKRVATVPFEPRFLSNSLISLKEAACANVGITALPVYACQAELKAGGLRQILPEWIAADARITALIPYRTGLLPAVRTLVDYLAVVLPEVTAFDRH